A single genomic interval of Nitrososphaerales archaeon harbors:
- a CDS encoding IS110 family transposase, which produces MSTHIVAGLDVHKDNTYATLMSSDGSIVARRRIPNKELLIFLDEYADKIERVAMEASTSIVPIYRKLKHKGCDVLVSHPKETKMISKNMIKTDKVDSTILAELTRLNALPLSYMPDETVAELREKVRRRAFLVRTRTKFKAKIKACLLYNGVEEPAYGLFTAEGIKWLHSVRMDAVESYLPVIAALDKQIAKISLELTRMAPEDDDSKLLMTIPGIGYYTALLIKSEIGEIKRFFDGEHLCSYAGLVPSVNSSGTRKRYGNITKEGSRWLKWITVECVTTHLKYDTSITRAYHRIAQSKGKKIAKVAAARRLWMCCYSVLKNR; this is translated from the coding sequence GTGAGCACGCATATTGTAGCTGGACTGGATGTACACAAGGACAACACATATGCTACCTTGATGAGCTCTGATGGGAGTATAGTTGCCAGAAGGAGAATACCTAACAAGGAATTGCTGATATTTCTTGATGAATATGCAGATAAGATAGAAAGAGTAGCGATGGAAGCTTCGACATCAATTGTACCAATATACAGGAAACTGAAGCATAAAGGCTGTGACGTGCTGGTATCACACCCAAAGGAGACAAAGATGATATCCAAAAACATGATAAAGACAGATAAGGTTGATAGCACCATACTTGCGGAGTTAACTAGGCTTAATGCGCTGCCGTTATCATACATGCCTGACGAAACTGTTGCTGAGTTAAGGGAGAAAGTTAGGAGGAGAGCATTCCTTGTAAGGACGAGAACAAAGTTCAAGGCTAAGATAAAAGCATGCCTGCTCTACAATGGTGTAGAAGAACCTGCGTACGGATTGTTCACAGCAGAGGGAATCAAATGGCTGCACTCTGTTAGAATGGATGCTGTTGAAAGCTATCTACCAGTGATAGCAGCACTTGATAAACAAATAGCAAAGATATCTTTGGAACTGACGAGGATGGCTCCAGAAGATGATGATTCTAAACTGCTCATGACTATACCGGGTATAGGTTACTACACTGCGTTACTGATAAAATCTGAGATCGGAGAAATAAAGAGATTCTTCGACGGAGAGCATCTGTGCTCTTATGCAGGGCTTGTTCCATCTGTGAATTCAAGCGGTACGAGGAAGAGATACGGCAACATAACAAAGGAAGGATCTAGATGGCTTAAGTGGATAACTGTAGAATGTGTGACCACGCATCTGAAGTATGATACATCGATAACAAGAGCGTATCATAGAATAGCACAGAGCAAAGGAAAGAAGATCGCAAAAGTAGCTGCAGCTAGAAGGCTCTGGATGTGTTGCTATTCCGTATTGAAGAACAGATAG
- a CDS encoding FkbM family methyltransferase produces MVGFKSLLEWLSRPEGLTVKDKVSIFYAKLAFLSLRLFLRLFLGKRRRNDYFVRKNLTFGSFMPCGARVKYYGFLVHLRPGAEDLGFLSPYHEPEIVKLLQEQLKRDDNFVNIGANVGKYVLLASKYIDKGRIIAVEPHPETFKVLVENVSLNELNVECINVAVSDREGFDKLYISANGSGRNSLLSQGRTEKYIQVKITTLDSLVKALVLNKIDWLLIDVEGAEDKVLTAAPIALSITDKIIVEAHSDENYKFVTNMLKENGFEITTIYEAYSMPHILGRRFR; encoded by the coding sequence ATGGTTGGTTTTAAAAGTCTATTAGAATGGCTTTCTAGACCGGAAGGTTTAACAGTAAAGGATAAAGTTTCAATTTTTTATGCGAAGCTTGCTTTTCTTTCCCTAAGGTTATTTCTTAGGTTATTTTTAGGAAAACGAAGAAGAAATGATTATTTTGTTAGGAAAAATCTAACATTTGGAAGTTTTATGCCTTGTGGTGCGAGAGTGAAGTATTATGGATTTTTGGTTCACTTAAGACCCGGTGCTGAAGATCTAGGGTTCTTAAGCCCTTATCATGAGCCTGAAATAGTGAAGCTGTTGCAGGAGCAATTAAAGAGAGATGATAATTTTGTGAATATAGGGGCTAATGTTGGGAAGTATGTTTTACTTGCAAGTAAATACATTGACAAAGGTCGAATTATAGCTGTTGAACCGCATCCTGAAACTTTTAAAGTGTTAGTTGAAAATGTAAGCCTTAACGAGTTAAATGTTGAATGTATTAACGTTGCTGTAAGTGATCGCGAGGGATTTGATAAGCTTTACATAAGTGCCAACGGTTCCGGTAGAAATAGTCTCTTATCTCAGGGCAGAACAGAAAAATACATACAGGTGAAAATTACAACTCTAGACTCACTAGTAAAGGCACTTGTTCTCAACAAGATAGATTGGTTATTAATAGATGTGGAAGGAGCAGAGGATAAGGTGTTAACCGCGGCTCCAATAGCACTTTCTATTACAGATAAAATAATAGTAGAAGCTCATTCAGATGAAAATTACAAGTTTGTTACAAACATGCTGAAGGAAAATGGGTTCGAAATCACCACCATTTATGAGGCATACAGTATGCCTCATATACTAGGTAGGAGGTTTCGTTAA